The following coding sequences lie in one Chelonia mydas isolate rCheMyd1 chromosome 6, rCheMyd1.pri.v2, whole genome shotgun sequence genomic window:
- the LOC114018225 gene encoding zinc finger protein 227-like isoform X12 — translation MGQRPHHCIDCAKRFSNPSALNQHQCTHTRERLHRCSDCGKAFAWRSHLRRHQRAHTGERPHRCADCGKAFAESSKLRIHQRTHSGERPHRCAHCGKGFCSASTLTLHRRTHTGEQPHRCADCGKGFAESSKLRIHQRTHTGERPYHCADCGKGFAQSSTLRIHQRTHTGERPHRCADCGKAFARSSHLRSHQRAHTGERPHRCADCGKGFAESSKLRIHQRTHTGERPYHCAHCGKGFAQSSAMRIHQRAHTGERPYHCTDCGKGFADGSSLRTHQRTHSGERPHRCAHCGKGFCSATTLTLHQRTHTGEWPYCCVDCDKGFARRSELNRHQRMHTGERPHRCADCGRSFAETSTLRIHQRTHTGERPYRCTDCGKDFAQSSTLRTHQRTHRGAAEPL, via the coding sequence ATGGGCCAGCGTCCCCACCACTGCATCGACTGCGCCAAGAGGTTCAGCAACCCATCCGCGCTGAACCAGCACCAGTGCACGCACACCAGGGAGCGGCTGCACCGCTGCTCTGACTGCGGCAAGGCCTTTGCATGGCGCTCACACCTGAGAAGACACCAGCGCGcacacaccggggagcggccgcaTCGCTGTGCTGACTGCGGCAAAGCCTTTGCAGAGAGCTCAAAGCTGAGAATACACCAGCGCACGCACTCTGGGGAGCGGCCGCACCGTTGTGCGCACTGTGGTAAGGGATTCTGCAGTGCCTCCACACTGACACTGCACCGGCGCACGCACACCGGGGAGCAGCCGCATCGCTGTGCTGACTGCGGGAAAGGCTTTGCAGAGAGCTCAAAGCTGAGAATACATCAGCgcacgcacaccggggagcggccatACCACTGTGCTGACTGCGGCAAGGGCTTTGCACAGAGCTCAACCCTAAGAATACACCAGCGCACGCACACTGGGGAGCGGCCACATCGCTGTGCTGACTGCGGCAAGGCCTTTGCACGGAGCTCACACCTGAGAAGTCACCAGCGCgcgcacaccggggagcggccgcaTCGCTGTGCTGACTGCGGCAAGGGCTTTGCAGAGAGCTCAAAGCTGAGAATACATCAGCgcacgcacaccggggagcggccatACCACTGTGCTCACTGCGGCAAGGGCTTTGCACAGAGCTCAGCCATGAGAATACACCAGCGCGCACACACTGGGGAGCGGCCGTACCACTGCACTGACTGCGGCAAGGGCTTTGCAGACGGCTCAAGCCTGAGAACACACCAGCGCACGCACTCCGGGGAGCGGCCGCACCGTTGTGCCCACTGTGGTAAGGGATTCTGCAGTGCCACCACACTGACACTgcaccagcgcacgcacaccggGGAGTGGCCGTACTGCTGTGTTGACTGCGACAAGGGCTTTGCACGGCGCTCAGAGCTGAACAGACACCAGCGCATGCACACTGGGGAGCGGCCGCATCGCTGTGCTGACTGCGGGAGGAGCTTTGCGGAGACATCAACCCTGAGAATACACCAGCGCAcacacaccggggagcggccatATCGCTGCACTGACTGTGGCAAGGATTTTGCACAGAGTTCAACCCTGAGAACACACCAGCGCACACATCGGGGAGCAGCCGAACCACTGTGA
- the LOC114018225 gene encoding zinc finger protein 664-like isoform X7 — protein MAAAGPAQQLRVAFEDVALYFSREEWELLSRPEKQLYRDQMLRNYRALVSLAGLGILVGTWTQSECGESAAGKQDSTSHRGIHAQDAVHPRGKLSQRPDLATHQRLPMGQRPHHCIDCAKRFSNPSALNQHQCTHTRERLHRCSDCGKAFAWRSHLRRHQRAHTGERPHRCADCGKAFAESSKLRIHQRTHSGERPHRCAHCGKGFCSASTLTLHRRTHTGEQPHRCADCGKGFAESSKLRIHQRTHTGERPYHCADCGKGFAQSSTLRIHQRTHTGERPHRCADCGKAFARSSHLRSHQRAHTGERPHRCADCGKGFAESSKLRIHQRTHTGERPYHCAHCGKGFAQSSAMRIHQRAHTGERPYHCTDCGKGFADGSSLRTHQRTHSGERPHRCAHCGKGFCSATTLTLHQRTHTGEWPYCCVDCDKGFARRSELNRHQRMHTGERPHRCADCGRSFAETSTLRIHQRTHTGERPYRCTDCGKDFAQSSTLRTHQRTHRGAAEPL, from the coding sequence CAGGGCTCGGGATCCTGGTGGGGACGTGGACACAGTCTGAATGTGGGGAAAGCGCGGCAGGGAAGCAGGATTCCACATCCCACAGAGGGATCCATGCACAGGACGCAGTCCATCCCCGGGGTAAACTCAGCCAGAGACCAGACCTTGCTACACACCAGAGACTCCCCATGGGCCAGCGTCCCCACCACTGCATCGACTGCGCCAAGAGGTTCAGCAACCCATCCGCGCTGAACCAGCACCAGTGCACGCACACCAGGGAGCGGCTGCACCGCTGCTCTGACTGCGGCAAGGCCTTTGCATGGCGCTCACACCTGAGAAGACACCAGCGCGcacacaccggggagcggccgcaTCGCTGTGCTGACTGCGGCAAAGCCTTTGCAGAGAGCTCAAAGCTGAGAATACACCAGCGCACGCACTCTGGGGAGCGGCCGCACCGTTGTGCGCACTGTGGTAAGGGATTCTGCAGTGCCTCCACACTGACACTGCACCGGCGCACGCACACCGGGGAGCAGCCGCATCGCTGTGCTGACTGCGGGAAAGGCTTTGCAGAGAGCTCAAAGCTGAGAATACATCAGCgcacgcacaccggggagcggccatACCACTGTGCTGACTGCGGCAAGGGCTTTGCACAGAGCTCAACCCTAAGAATACACCAGCGCACGCACACTGGGGAGCGGCCACATCGCTGTGCTGACTGCGGCAAGGCCTTTGCACGGAGCTCACACCTGAGAAGTCACCAGCGCgcgcacaccggggagcggccgcaTCGCTGTGCTGACTGCGGCAAGGGCTTTGCAGAGAGCTCAAAGCTGAGAATACATCAGCgcacgcacaccggggagcggccatACCACTGTGCTCACTGCGGCAAGGGCTTTGCACAGAGCTCAGCCATGAGAATACACCAGCGCGCACACACTGGGGAGCGGCCGTACCACTGCACTGACTGCGGCAAGGGCTTTGCAGACGGCTCAAGCCTGAGAACACACCAGCGCACGCACTCCGGGGAGCGGCCGCACCGTTGTGCCCACTGTGGTAAGGGATTCTGCAGTGCCACCACACTGACACTgcaccagcgcacgcacaccggGGAGTGGCCGTACTGCTGTGTTGACTGCGACAAGGGCTTTGCACGGCGCTCAGAGCTGAACAGACACCAGCGCATGCACACTGGGGAGCGGCCGCATCGCTGTGCTGACTGCGGGAGGAGCTTTGCGGAGACATCAACCCTGAGAATACACCAGCGCAcacacaccggggagcggccatATCGCTGCACTGACTGTGGCAAGGATTTTGCACAGAGTTCAACCCTGAGAACACACCAGCGCACACATCGGGGAGCAGCCGAACCACTGTGA
- the LOC114018225 gene encoding zinc finger protein 664-like isoform X8, whose amino-acid sequence MAAAGPAQLRVAFEDVALYFSREEWELLSRPEKQLYRDQMLRNYRALVSLAGLGILVGTWTQSECGESAAGKQDSTSHRGIHAQDAVHPRGKLSQRPDLATHQRLPMGQRPHHCIDCAKRFSNPSALNQHQCTHTRERLHRCSDCGKAFAWRSHLRRHQRAHTGERPHRCADCGKAFAESSKLRIHQRTHSGERPHRCAHCGKGFCSASTLTLHRRTHTGEQPHRCADCGKGFAESSKLRIHQRTHTGERPYHCADCGKGFAQSSTLRIHQRTHTGERPHRCADCGKAFARSSHLRSHQRAHTGERPHRCADCGKGFAESSKLRIHQRTHTGERPYHCAHCGKGFAQSSAMRIHQRAHTGERPYHCTDCGKGFADGSSLRTHQRTHSGERPHRCAHCGKGFCSATTLTLHQRTHTGEWPYCCVDCDKGFARRSELNRHQRMHTGERPHRCADCGRSFAETSTLRIHQRTHTGERPYRCTDCGKDFAQSSTLRTHQRTHRGAAEPL is encoded by the coding sequence CAGGGCTCGGGATCCTGGTGGGGACGTGGACACAGTCTGAATGTGGGGAAAGCGCGGCAGGGAAGCAGGATTCCACATCCCACAGAGGGATCCATGCACAGGACGCAGTCCATCCCCGGGGTAAACTCAGCCAGAGACCAGACCTTGCTACACACCAGAGACTCCCCATGGGCCAGCGTCCCCACCACTGCATCGACTGCGCCAAGAGGTTCAGCAACCCATCCGCGCTGAACCAGCACCAGTGCACGCACACCAGGGAGCGGCTGCACCGCTGCTCTGACTGCGGCAAGGCCTTTGCATGGCGCTCACACCTGAGAAGACACCAGCGCGcacacaccggggagcggccgcaTCGCTGTGCTGACTGCGGCAAAGCCTTTGCAGAGAGCTCAAAGCTGAGAATACACCAGCGCACGCACTCTGGGGAGCGGCCGCACCGTTGTGCGCACTGTGGTAAGGGATTCTGCAGTGCCTCCACACTGACACTGCACCGGCGCACGCACACCGGGGAGCAGCCGCATCGCTGTGCTGACTGCGGGAAAGGCTTTGCAGAGAGCTCAAAGCTGAGAATACATCAGCgcacgcacaccggggagcggccatACCACTGTGCTGACTGCGGCAAGGGCTTTGCACAGAGCTCAACCCTAAGAATACACCAGCGCACGCACACTGGGGAGCGGCCACATCGCTGTGCTGACTGCGGCAAGGCCTTTGCACGGAGCTCACACCTGAGAAGTCACCAGCGCgcgcacaccggggagcggccgcaTCGCTGTGCTGACTGCGGCAAGGGCTTTGCAGAGAGCTCAAAGCTGAGAATACATCAGCgcacgcacaccggggagcggccatACCACTGTGCTCACTGCGGCAAGGGCTTTGCACAGAGCTCAGCCATGAGAATACACCAGCGCGCACACACTGGGGAGCGGCCGTACCACTGCACTGACTGCGGCAAGGGCTTTGCAGACGGCTCAAGCCTGAGAACACACCAGCGCACGCACTCCGGGGAGCGGCCGCACCGTTGTGCCCACTGTGGTAAGGGATTCTGCAGTGCCACCACACTGACACTgcaccagcgcacgcacaccggGGAGTGGCCGTACTGCTGTGTTGACTGCGACAAGGGCTTTGCACGGCGCTCAGAGCTGAACAGACACCAGCGCATGCACACTGGGGAGCGGCCGCATCGCTGTGCTGACTGCGGGAGGAGCTTTGCGGAGACATCAACCCTGAGAATACACCAGCGCAcacacaccggggagcggccatATCGCTGCACTGACTGTGGCAAGGATTTTGCACAGAGTTCAACCCTGAGAACACACCAGCGCACACATCGGGGAGCAGCCGAACCACTGTGA